CGTCGAGGCGATCTGCTCGCGTGAGACACATCCCTATGCCGACGCGCAAGCGGTGAAGGGGCTCGCGATGCTCGCAGATGCGCTGCCGCGGGTGAAGGCCAACCCGGGAGATCTCGACGCGCGGATGGACGCGCAGATCGGTACCTGGCTGTCGATGGGCGCGCTCGCCGCCGGCGTTCCCATGGGCGCAAGCCATGGCATCGGCTACGTACTGGGCGCGGCCTTCGACGTGCCGCATGGCTACACCTCCTGCATCATGCTGCCGGCGGTGATGCGCTGGAACGCGTCCGACAATGCCGAGCGCCAGATGATCGTCGCGGCCGCGATGGGCTTTCCCGGCAAAGATGCCGCCGACGTGCTGGACGCCTTCATCCGCTCGCTGGGCATGCCGCGCAGCCTTTCCGAGATGCGCGTCTCACCGGATCATTTCGATTCCATCGCCGAGCAGGCGATGCGCACGCCCTGGGTACCGCGCAACCCGCGCAGGATCGATGGTCCTGCGCAGATCCGCGAAATCCTGCTTCTCGCCGCATAGCTCTAGCCGGAGGATCGATGTACACAGGTACGCATGCCCATCTACGCCCGCTGCAACCTGCCTTCATCATGGCCGGCACGGGCGAGACCGTCACCTATCGCGAGCTCGATGCGCGCAGCAACCGGCTGGCCCATCTGTTTCGCAAGCGCGGACTGAAGCGGCTCGATCACTACTCGATCTTCATGGAGAACAATTCGCGCTATCTCGAAGCCTGCGGCGCGGGCGAGCGGTCCGGGCTCTATTTTACCTGCGTCAACTCGTTCCTCACCGCGGGCGAGCTCGCCTACATCCTGACCAACAGCCAGTCGCGTATCCTGATCACTTCGGTGGCCAAGCTCGACATCGCGCGCGAAGCGCTGAAGGAATGTCCGAAGGTCGAGCTCTGCGTCGTCGCCGATGGTCCTTCCGAGAGCGATCGTATCGTTGGGCTGGAGCAGGCGACGGCAGACCTGCCGAAGACGCCGATCGCCGACGAATGGCTGGGCACGGCGATGCTCTATTCGTCGGGCACGACGGGACGGCCGAAGGGTATCCTGCGGCCGCTGCCGGAGGAGTCGCCCCGGCACAATATGCCGCTGTTCGATTTCCTCACCAAGCTTTGGCATTACCGCGAGGGCATGGTCTATCTGTCGCCGGCGCCGCTCTATCACTCTGCGCCGCAGGCCGCGGTCAATCTCACGATCCGCATGGGCGGCACCGTGATCATCATGGAGAGCTTTGATCCGGAGCGTTACCTCGAGCTCGTGGAGCAATGGGGCATCACCCACACCCAGATCGTGCCGACGATGTTCTCGCGCATGCTGAAGCTGCCGGAGGAGGTGCGCAGGCGCCACGACCTGTCCTCGCTCGAGATCGCGGTGCATGCCGCTGCGCCCTGCCCGGCGCTGGTGAAGGACGACATGATCAAATGGTGGGGGCCAATCATCCACGAATATTACGGCGCGACCGAAGGTCTCGGCTTCACCGCCTGCAACACCGAGGAATGGCTCGCCCATCGCGGCACCGTCGGCAAGATCATGCTCGGCGACCTGCATATTCTCGACGAGAACATGAAGGAGTGCCCGACCGGCACCGCCGGCACGGTGTGGTTCAAGACGGCCTCGACGTTCGAGTATTTCAACGATCCCGAGAAGACAAAGGAAGCGCGCTCGGCTGACGGCAGCATGAGCACGGTCGGCGACGTCGGCTATGTCGACGAGGACCGTTTCCTCTACCTCACCGATCGCGCCACCTTCATGATCATCTCGGGCGGGGTGAACATCTATCCGCAGGAATGCGAGAATCTGCTGATCACCCACCCGCAGGTCGCGGACGCCGCGGTGTTCGGCGTGCCCAATGCCGATCTCGGCGAAGAGGTAAAAGCAGTGGTGCAGCCGATGCCGGGCGTGGTGCCGGAACCGGCGCTCGCCGAGGAGCTGATCGCGTTCTGCGCAAAATCCCTGTCGCGGCAAAAGGTGCCGCGCTCGGTCGACTTCGAAAAGGAATTGCCGCGCCTGCCGACCGGAAAACTCTACAAGCGCCTGCTGCGGGATCGCTATTGGGGAAACAAGACATCGCGGATTGTGTGACTCTTAGCCTCTCCCCGTTTGCGGGGCGAGGGAGCGCGGCGCCGACGCTGGCGACAGCTTCACCCCAACATCTGCGTATCGCCGCAGATCGAAATCGCCTGGCCGGAGATGGTGCGGCCGCGGGGGCTTGCCATGAACAGGATCTGATCGGCGATCTGCTCGGGCGTCACGTAGTCCTTGATCGAGGTATAGGAGAACGCGATGCGCTCCATCTCGGCATAGGACACGCCGCGCTGTTGTGCTTTCGCTTCCAGCACGCGGCGCTGGCGGTCGCCGGCGACGAGACCGGGCAAGATGGCGTTGACGCGGATCTTGTCCGGGCCGAGCTCGATCGCGAGCGATTTGGTCAAGCCGATGACGCCCCACTTCGCCGCAGCATAAGGCGTACGCATGGCGAAGCCGACCTTTCCGGCCGCGGACGAGATGTTGACGATCGAGGCGTTCTTGCTCTCGCGCAGCAGCGGCACTGCGAGCCGCGTGCAATTGAACTGGCCGGTGAGGCAGACCTCGACGCAGCGGTCCCAGTCCTCCGGATTCATCTCCTCGACCTTCGCGGTCGGGCCGGCGATGCCGGCATTGTTGACGAGCACGTCCAGCCCGCCGAGCATGCGAACCGCCTCGTCGAACATCGCCTTCACCGCTGCGCGATCAGAGACATCGCATTGCGAGCGTGTGATGGCGGGATCGCTGTTCGCAAGCGCGGCAAGCGCCATCTCGTCGACATCGCAGACATGCACCTTTGCGCCCTCGGCAAGGAAGCGACGGGCGATTGCAAGCCCTATGCCGCCCGCCCCCGCGGTCACCAATACGCGCAACCCCTTGATGTCGAGATCCATGATGGCTCCGATCGTGTCTTGATGCTAAGCGTGACGGTAGATCACAGCCGCCTCGGAGTTGCAAACCCATGGTTAGCAAAGTAACGGCCCGCAAAGTCATCATCACCTGCGCCGTCACCGGCGCGATCCACACGCCGTCGATGTCCCCTGCCCTGCCGGTGACGCCGCAGGAGATCGCGGACGCAGCGGTGGAAGCCGCCGAGGCGGGGGCGGCGATCGTTCATCTGCACGCGCGCAACCCCGAGACTGGCCAGCCCGATCAGTCTCCGGAAGCCTTTGCGCCGTTCCTCAAGATCATCAAGCAACGTTCCAACGCCGTGATCAACCTCACCACCGGCGGCTCGCCGACCATGACGGTGGACGAGCGCGTGCGGCCCGCCGCGGTGTACAAGCCGGAAGTGGCCTCGCTGAACATGGGCTCGATGAATTTCGGCTTCTTCGGCATGCTCAAACGCTTCAAGACCTTCAAGCACGAATGGGAGCGCAAGCATGTCGAGAACAAGGACATCGTGTTCCGTAACACGTTCCAGGACATCGAGTTCGTGCTGAAGACGCTGTCGGAAACCGGAACCCGCTTCGAATTCGAGTGCTACGACACAGCGCATCTCTACAATCTCCAATACTTCCTCGATCAGGGCCTGGTGAAGCCGCCGCTCTTCGTGCAGACCGTGTTCGGCCTGCAAGGCGGCATCGGCCCGCACCCCGAGGACGTGCTGCACATGAAGCGCACCGCGGAGCGGCTGTTCGGCGACAAGTTCATCTGGTCGGTACTGGGCGCCGGACGGCATCAGCTTCCGATCGCGGCGATGGCCGCCGCCATGGGCGGCAATATCCGCGTCGGCCTCGAGGACTCGCTGTGGGCCGCGCCGGGCCGCATGGCCTCGTCGAATGCCGAGCAGGTACGTCTCGCTCGCAAGATCATCGAGGGCCTTGGTCTGGAGGTCGCTAGCTCCGACGAGGCACGGAAGATGCTGCACCTCAAGGGCGGCGACACGCTGCAGGTGTAGCCCGCCGCTCTCCGAGTTTTGATGTCCGGGGGTGCCGGTCTCGTCGCCGCCACGACCGCGATCCCCTAAATTCGGCGCAAGGCATTGACAGGAGCCCCCATGCTTGCCGCGCTTCTCTTCGTCGTCGGCCTTCTTGCCATCCTGATCCTGTGCGGACGCTGCACTGCGAAATACGCGGCGGAGAAGGGACGTTCGCGGGGCGTCTGGTTCGTCCTGGGCGCCCTGTTCTTCCCGCTGCCCTCGATCGCCCTGGCGCTGCTGCCGTCCCGCACGCAAGCGCAGCCGTAACGCCGAACCGGTTCCGGTCACCAGCGCAATGACATCCGCCTCTCTCACATTGTGAGACGTGCGGCTTTACGTCATCCGAATTGCCAAGACGGCAACGGGCGTTGGCCGTTGCCTGCCCTCGCGCGCATGGCTATCGTCGCCGTCAAACAGGCCGCAACAAGGCCTGCAACAAGGCCTTGAGGCTCGAGGGAGAGACGCATGCGGAGCGTGATTGCGCTCGCCGCGATAGTGGCGCTATCGGTGCTGACGATCTCAACCACCGCGCTCGCCGGCGAGCCCAAAAACGAGCCCAAGCAGGGCGGCATCTTGCGGATGTATCACCGCGACAGCCCCGCCAACGCCTCAATCCATGAAGGCGCGACCTATTCGATCAATGTTCCCTTCATGCCTGTCTTCAACAACCTCGTCATCTACAAGCAGGACGTGGCGCAGAACAGCATGGACACCATTGTCCCCGATCTCGCCGAGAGCTGGGCCTGGGGCAACGACAACAAGACGCTGACCTTCAGGCTGCGCCAGGGCGTGAAATGGCACGACGGCAAGCCGTTCACCTCGGCCGACGTCAAATGCACCTTCGACATACTGATGGGCAAGTCGCAGCAGAAGTTCCGGCAGAACCCGCGCAAGGCCTGGTACAACGAGGTCAATGATGTCTCGACCAACGGCGATCTCGAGGTCTCGTTCAACCTGAAGCGGCCGCAGCCCTCGCTGCTGGCGCTGCTCGCCTCCGGCTATACGCCGGTCTATCCCTGCCACGTCTCGCCCGGCGACATGCGCACGCATCCGATCGGCACCGGGCCCTTCAAGTTCGTCGAGTTCAAGGCCAATGAATCGATCAAGCTGACCCGCAATCCCGACTACTGGAAGGAGGGCCGGCCCTATCTCGACGGCATCGAGTTCACCATCATCCCGAACCGCTCGACCGCGATCCTCGCCTTCGTCGCAGGCAAGTTCGACATGACGTTCCCGACGCACATCACCATCCCGCTGCTGAAGGACGTGAAATCCCAGGCACCGAACGCGGTCTGTACAGTCGAGCCCACCAACGTTTCGACCAACATCATCGTCAATTCGACATCGCCTCCTTTCGACAACATTGACATCCGCCGCGCCATGGCGATGGCGCTCGACCGCAAGGCCTTCGTTTCCATCTTGTTCGAAGGGCAGGCAGATATCGGCGGCACCATGCTGCCGACGCCGCAGGGTCTCTGGGGCATGCCGAGGGAC
This genomic interval from Bradyrhizobium sp. CB82 contains the following:
- a CDS encoding AMP-binding protein, which translates into the protein MYTGTHAHLRPLQPAFIMAGTGETVTYRELDARSNRLAHLFRKRGLKRLDHYSIFMENNSRYLEACGAGERSGLYFTCVNSFLTAGELAYILTNSQSRILITSVAKLDIAREALKECPKVELCVVADGPSESDRIVGLEQATADLPKTPIADEWLGTAMLYSSGTTGRPKGILRPLPEESPRHNMPLFDFLTKLWHYREGMVYLSPAPLYHSAPQAAVNLTIRMGGTVIIMESFDPERYLELVEQWGITHTQIVPTMFSRMLKLPEEVRRRHDLSSLEIAVHAAAPCPALVKDDMIKWWGPIIHEYYGATEGLGFTACNTEEWLAHRGTVGKIMLGDLHILDENMKECPTGTAGTVWFKTASTFEYFNDPEKTKEARSADGSMSTVGDVGYVDEDRFLYLTDRATFMIISGGVNIYPQECENLLITHPQVADAAVFGVPNADLGEEVKAVVQPMPGVVPEPALAEELIAFCAKSLSRQKVPRSVDFEKELPRLPTGKLYKRLLRDRYWGNKTSRIV
- a CDS encoding SDR family oxidoreductase, with translation MDLDIKGLRVLVTAGAGGIGLAIARRFLAEGAKVHVCDVDEMALAALANSDPAITRSQCDVSDRAAVKAMFDEAVRMLGGLDVLVNNAGIAGPTAKVEEMNPEDWDRCVEVCLTGQFNCTRLAVPLLRESKNASIVNISSAAGKVGFAMRTPYAAAKWGVIGLTKSLAIELGPDKIRVNAILPGLVAGDRQRRVLEAKAQQRGVSYAEMERIAFSYTSIKDYVTPEQIADQILFMASPRGRTISGQAISICGDTQMLG
- a CDS encoding 3-keto-5-aminohexanoate cleavage protein, producing the protein MVSKVTARKVIITCAVTGAIHTPSMSPALPVTPQEIADAAVEAAEAGAAIVHLHARNPETGQPDQSPEAFAPFLKIIKQRSNAVINLTTGGSPTMTVDERVRPAAVYKPEVASLNMGSMNFGFFGMLKRFKTFKHEWERKHVENKDIVFRNTFQDIEFVLKTLSETGTRFEFECYDTAHLYNLQYFLDQGLVKPPLFVQTVFGLQGGIGPHPEDVLHMKRTAERLFGDKFIWSVLGAGRHQLPIAAMAAAMGGNIRVGLEDSLWAAPGRMASSNAEQVRLARKIIEGLGLEVASSDEARKMLHLKGGDTLQV
- a CDS encoding ABC transporter substrate-binding protein codes for the protein MRSVIALAAIVALSVLTISTTALAGEPKNEPKQGGILRMYHRDSPANASIHEGATYSINVPFMPVFNNLVIYKQDVAQNSMDTIVPDLAESWAWGNDNKTLTFRLRQGVKWHDGKPFTSADVKCTFDILMGKSQQKFRQNPRKAWYNEVNDVSTNGDLEVSFNLKRPQPSLLALLASGYTPVYPCHVSPGDMRTHPIGTGPFKFVEFKANESIKLTRNPDYWKEGRPYLDGIEFTIIPNRSTAILAFVAGKFDMTFPTHITIPLLKDVKSQAPNAVCTVEPTNVSTNIIVNSTSPPFDNIDIRRAMAMALDRKAFVSILFEGQADIGGTMLPTPQGLWGMPRDMLESIPGYGPDVNANREEARKLMQKAGYGPDKHLAVKISTRNLAEYRDPAVILIDQLKSIYIDGELDVVETANWFPKVARKDYMLGLNLTGNAVDDPDQSFYENYSCGSERNYTNYCNKEIEKLFDVQSQETDLAKRKKLVWEIDKKLQEDVARPIIFHARAGTCWQPYVKGVTVMSNSSYNGYRYEDVWLDK